AAGATTCAGGGCCAGCACACGTTCAAGCAATCTGCAGAAAGCCAAAGGGCCTGCACTCACCATGAGGGTGATCATTATGGGGAGCCCATAGGAGATCTCATTGGTGGACTCGATGAGGATGACAGTCAGGCTGATGGTCATGCGGACCACTCCtcccaggaatgctgctgccCCAATCAGTGCAAAGGTTCCTGAGTAGATGTGATCCAGGCCAATGTAACTAGAGCAAAGCACAGAGCCCTCAGATTAGAAAAACCTGCCTGAGAGCCCCTGGGGCACCTGCAGCacatccctcacacacacacttgaTGCACCTTTTGAGGAGGTTGGCGACCAGGCGTCCGAAGGCAGCCCCACAAAGCAGTGATGGTACAAACAGACCACTGGGCACAGAGATCCCATATGTCCAGCAGGAGAGTAAGAAATAGAGAAGGAAGAACAGGGATAGGGTGACTGGGCTGAAAGTACCTGCAACACAAGAAGAATCATGACTAAAGGGACACAGGTCTGTCCAAGATAGAGTCTTGCACATCCTACCCCTCAGCTCACAGCAGGCTCATCTCACAACAGCTACTGAGTCTCCCAGTCCAAACACACATGCAGACAACAAgtaagggaaaagagagaaaaagcaggcCTTTCTTCCCATCAAGGAGACTTTCACCAGTTGTACTAGCAGCCCTCCAGAGCCATGAAGGCCTGAAGATGCTTCTAGCCTTGTGGTGCTGTTCTAGGTAAGATGAAGCTATGAAGTTTAAGCATGGGATGAGACAGTCTCTTAACTACTCACCATCCTGGTGGAAGAGTTGCAGGATAGCTGACTCCTGAGGGTTGAAGAAGAGTGTGGCCATGTCATTGTACGTTTCATTTGggcaaaaaaaagttttgatgCTTGCATTTACATCCTCTGATATATCCTAATGCAggacaaaaaagacaaaaagggtTAAAAATCACTCTCTCCTACATTAGCTTTTGGGCAGAATGAGAATAACACTTCTGTTACTGTTAGCTATGCTTTGGCAAGTTCAGACTAAACATCAACAGCAGAAATGGGACCTGCAACATCAATAGGCTCCTTGACTCAGAGCCTGAGCTGCTTTGTACAAAAGCACAATGTATTACTTCATTATTACCCTAAGCTCCTGCAACCCTCCACGGGCTCTCATAGCAGCTCTGCTATGTACTGCATGCAGTCAAAAGCTCATTTCATGCCTGTGCATCTCTGCAAGGTGAACAATATGACTGGAATATAATCTTCACATAAGAATCCCTCACCTGCAGGCTCAGGGTGTCATTGCCACCGTGCCTGCTGGAAGACATCTGCCGGCATTCCCCCAGGACCATGGAGGCTACAAAGACCACAACAGTGGTGGTCAAAGACACAAGCAAGCTCTCCAAGACTCTGAAAGACACAACATAAACCACACACTGAAGCCACACTCAGCACTGAAACTTAGTTTCAGCTCTGCAAACAATTTTGATAAGGCTGCAAGAAGCAGCAATCACCATAGCTTAGCATCAGAACAAGGCATACTGCAAATCAAGCTGAATTATGACTTGGCTCCCAGGGATTGCCTTAGCTCCCCTTTTTAACTGCTTGCCCCAAAAAGAAGCTATTTCTGCCCAGAGAACACACAGCAGGCACATATGAAAAGCCCCAGGGTTCAGAAATGAGGCTGTTCTCATGGAAACAATGTTCTGTACATCCATACAGGGTAGAAGGGTAGATAGGACTGGGCAGGGTGATGCACAATCTCTCAACCTCTTTGCTAActgctgaaattctttttctttttaaacttggGCTTTGTGTTCAGGAGCTAGAGCAAACAAACAGCTACTCTCAGAATAACACAGAAGTTCTCTCTCTAAATAGCACAGATATTGTGGATTTAATTAAgcaacatgattttaaaaagtgagatCAGCTATTCCTTTCGTATCAGTTTGGATAAGGacacaaaaaaatcctgcatgAAAACAAAGCCCTGGTTTGTGCAGCCTTTATAATAAAGAGCTCTCTCCACTGTCCTTATAAGAGGGAATGCAATTCTCTCTGTACCACCAAAGTCATCAAAAAGTTACAGGGACTGTAACATTTGGTTTCTGGTGCTCACTCTTAAATTCTACGGAGGCttcattttgtgatttttaaaataaccagTCTGGGATTTCCTCCAATCCTACTCACAGGGTCTTCTAGACTGATGCTTTTGCTTTGGGAGTCAAGATCCCTGAACAAACTCAAGAGAGCACATATACCTGACCAGCTTCGGCTTGGGATGCACATTGCGCATGCGGTACTTGGCAAGCCTCTTGTTCAGGCAGTTAAAGGTGGCTCCAAGGAGGCCTCCTACAATCCCCATCAGAATGAAGAAGCCCAAGTCCACAGCTGTCCAGAGGTGGCATTTCTTATCAGACTCAGAGCACTGTACAGaagaagtgtaaaaaaaaaaaaaagcattacagTCATTTCTGCAATTTCCTACCAAAACTTCTGTTGCCACAGCTAAAAATTTTGAGTAGCTAAGACCAAAGGGAACAATTCTTCCTGAGGGTATCAATGAATTGCAGATATCAAGTGTCTTCCACTGAAATAGAGTTATGTGTCAAAAGAAACCTCCAAACTAACAGACAGAAGCACAGGACTAACAAGAGACTGGAGAGTGGGGAAAAACAATAAATCTTACCTTAAACTCTCCAAAGTtcagcagcccaggcagctggAAAGACCCCCAGCTTCCAAACTGAATCCCAGAGCGGAAAAAATTTAGGGTGAAGGTGGCAGCCATggaacagaaaagctgtggaagtaggacagaaaaaaaaaaaaaacagaaaagggaagCAAAGGTTCCCAAAGTTAAGATTGGCACAGTCAGTTCTACCTTGAGACTTATGCCTGGGGAAAGGAACTGACTGTGGAAGGGACCAAACtgcagagagccctggcacaAAGACCCTCTCTCCCAGATACACTAAATCAGCTGCCTAGAGCTGTCCCACTGTTCCATGTAACCCCAGGCTCATCTCTGCCCTTGATCTGTAGTAGCTCTGGAATACTGATGGAGCAGGCAACCTCCCTCCTGCCAAGAGAGCTCAAGAAGAGCGAGGATAATCTGAACACCCTCATGGACAAGCCCTATCAAGGGGAGCCCTCTTCTCAAGAGACACATAGAAAGAGTCAGAATCATCACTCACCACTTTCCATGTAAGTCCCTGGTTCCAGAAGGAGGAACCTTCTTCCAAACTAAAAAGAGTGCCTCCAATTGGGGCTCCAAAGGCAGCTGcaaccccagcagctgctccagcagataCAAAATCCCTTTTATCCCTGAAATGATGAGAAAAACCACCTCAGTTTAGCAAATTAGAGCTCTGGAGATGCTTAGGTTCTGCAAAGTAAGAGATTGTCCCCATTTATGGATATATCCCAGGGATTCAGGAATGAGAGTTGGGAGCAAGGCTGGCCATGGCAGACACCACCATTTATTCATTAAGTTGCAAAATTGTGCTCTTTCTAtaaagcacaaacacagagtAGAATTCTGGTAACTACACAACTGCCTGGTGTGTGAGAAACCATCCCAAACCATGGACTCTTGAAAGCATCGCTTGAAAGAATTACAGAGATGACAGGGCAAGAATTTGTTCACATTCAGGAGAATTAGCCTACTGTAGTATATCATAAGGGGTGAGTAACTGAGCTTTCAATCATCCACATTAAGGGTTTGAAATGGATAGAGATCTACTGAGCAGCACAAGAGAACATCTATGAACATGAACACCAGAGCACAGCTTGGAAGAGTGATGTCCTGGTGTTGTCTTGCTGCAGAATGAAACTGCAGGACTCTAGAAAGAAACTGATAAAACAACTGAGTGGTTCACTCCAGCCCACCACCCTTCTCCCAGGGAAGTCTGCTCACtcatcctcctctcccctcctccacATCCTGGGTACAGTACCTGTCACTGCGGAAATAGGGAAAGTTAAACTGGATCTTCCTCAAAGAGATGCTCTGGAACTACAAACAAAGTAAAGATTTAGAAACATGCTACATGAAAACTCACTCTCACAAAGCAGTGGTGTGACCAGGACAGTGACTCAGGCCAGCACTAACCTGTGGCAAGCCTGCACCCACGACAGCACCACTGTGAATCATTGGACCCTCCTTCCCGACAAAAAGACCTGGAAAAACAGGGCCCATGAGGGAACACACCTTCCCCACTGCCACCCTCCCCTGCTGACAAAGCCAGAAGAGATCAGCTCACCATTCCCATGTCATGGCAcagctttctgtgctgagcctgcagctcctcacagggAGGTGCTGACCCCCTGCTCCCTAAACAACTCCAAATGTTTGTGAACAATTGCAGATTCTGTACAAGTGGATGGAATCACTGAAAAACAACTGTTACAAGGACTCTGAACTCTCCAGGTTattctgccctgctgccctcaggctGCTTCTGACAATGTGTCCTGGAACATTCTCAGGTCTCTCTCTTGGATTCTGACCCAAAGAGTCACATCTGACTAGCCCACTCAGAAAATCATCTGTCCCTCTGATACTCTTGATCCTTCTGTTTATTGCCTACTCTAAAAATGCACTTAGGGCTCATGACTCTGCTCCAAATCACCAAAATGATTTTACTGGAAAGGCAGGGCCTTCTGTGCCCTATGTAAGCAGAGagagcattttttccccttcagtgaCTCCTTCTCTCAACAGGATCAACACACAGAGCCCCCCCCTTACCTCCTGCCACACTGAAGAGCACTCCTGTAGCTTTGCACACCACTGTCCGCAGACGCACAACCCCTGGAACCTTCACTCCATTGAGGTAGCACTTAATTTCAGGAATTCCTGACCCAGCTGCTACAGGCTGTGGAAAAGAAACACTGACACTATGGTGCACTGATTTCATACCTGACTAACAACATCTCATCAGAGAGCGTGGGACCAAGAGACCCTGCTTAGCTAAATTAAGTAGCACTGTGTGAAGCTAGTTTGACGTTTTTGGACAGAAGGTATTTCTAGCAAGGATATTTCATATCAAGAACCTGtgtgagaggaaaggaaggttGTGTAAGGAGCAGGAATGGACTGAAGTCTTACTTGGATCAGGACCAGAAGActggcaagaaaaacaaaggtcAAGTTGAaccccagcagctccaacaAGGACAGTGCAAGGCAGCCTTTCTCGGTGCATTCCTCCACCGCTGCAGGGATGGTCAAGGAAAACAACATTCCCCACACCAACACACAATCACTTGATAATATCTGGGCCTCCCACTGGCATCAACAGCCAAGCCTGTGCTTCGTGGTCCAGCCAGAGCAACTAACAGAACATGTCAGGAAGCCAGGCTTTCTTTTCAAAGCTCAACACTGAATTATGAGGAAGGGAAACCACCCATTTCTTCAGTCTCTGCTGATTTATCTGATACTGGACACATTTCTTGGTTTCAAGGGCTGAATTATATAAGGAAGTTGAAAACTTGCTTAATCATGAACA
The Sylvia atricapilla isolate bSylAtr1 chromosome 22, bSylAtr1.pri, whole genome shotgun sequence genome window above contains:
- the CLCN6 gene encoding H(+)/Cl(-) exchange transporter 6, which produces MARCGAGLCCCCCCCGERESRTPEELTILGETHEEEDEILPRKDYESLDYDRCINDPYLEILESMDNKKAQRYEAVKWVLVFAIGVCTGLVGLFVDFFVRLFTQLKFQVVQSSVEECTEKGCLALSLLELLGFNLTFVFLASLLVLIQPVAAGSGIPEIKCYLNGVKVPGVVRLRTVVCKATGVLFSVAGGLFVGKEGPMIHSGAVVGAGLPQFQSISLRKIQFNFPYFRSDRDKRDFVSAGAAAGVAAAFGAPIGGTLFSLEEGSSFWNQGLTWKVLFCSMAATFTLNFFRSGIQFGSWGSFQLPGLLNFGEFKCSESDKKCHLWTAVDLGFFILMGIVGGLLGATFNCLNKRLAKYRMRNVHPKPKLVRVLESLLVSLTTTVVVFVASMVLGECRQMSSSRHGGNDTLSLQDISEDVNASIKTFFCPNETYNDMATLFFNPQESAILQLFHQDGTFSPVTLSLFFLLYFLLSCWTYGISVPSGLFVPSLLCGAAFGRLVANLLKSYIGLDHIYSGTFALIGAAAFLGGVVRMTISLTVILIESTNEISYGLPIMITLMVAKWTGDFFNKGIYDIHVNLRGVPLLEWETGVEMDKLRASDIMEPNLTYVYPHTRIQSLVSILRTTVHHAFPVVTENRGNEREFMKGNQLISNNIKFKKSSILTRAGEQRKRSQSMKSYPSSELRNMCDEHIATEEPPEKEDMLQQMLERRYTPYPSLYPDQSPSEEWTMEERFRPLTFHGLILRSQLVTLLDRGVCYSESQSSASQPRLSHAEMSEDYPRYPDIHDLDLTLLNPRMIVDVTPYMNPSPFTVSPNTHVSQVFNLFRTMGLRHLPVVNAVGEVVGIITRHNLTHEFLQARLRQHYQTI